In Leptolyngbyaceae cyanobacterium, a single window of DNA contains:
- a CDS encoding DUF488 domain-containing protein: protein MSKHKKLFTIGHSNLTIEALIALLQQHNITAVADVRSHPYSRRLPHFNQSALKTSLLNVGIRYVFLGRELGARPQDLSCYDTTGKALYERIAGTNLFTEGIQRLLKGAQDYQIALMCAEKDPLTCHRTILVCRELKKFSAIISHILSDGSLESQEDIEKRLLNKFNKSKNLDTPIQLSLFELEPQQTQEEVDLEEAYNRQGNEIAYVKIEQNHNENE, encoded by the coding sequence GAAATTATTTACGATCGGACACTCCAATCTCACCATTGAAGCTTTGATCGCTTTACTCCAACAACATAATATTACCGCAGTAGCAGATGTGCGTTCCCACCCATATAGCCGCCGATTACCCCATTTCAATCAATCTGCCTTAAAAACATCTTTGTTAAATGTCGGTATTCGCTATGTTTTTCTAGGTCGTGAATTAGGCGCAAGACCCCAAGATTTAAGCTGTTACGATACCACTGGTAAAGCTTTATACGAGAGAATTGCTGGAACTAATCTATTTACAGAAGGAATCCAGCGTTTACTCAAAGGCGCACAAGATTACCAGATTGCTCTCATGTGTGCAGAAAAAGACCCCCTAACTTGCCATCGCACTATTTTAGTTTGTCGCGAACTCAAAAAGTTCTCAGCAATAATTTCTCATATTTTATCAGATGGTAGTTTAGAATCCCAAGAAGACATCGAGAAAAGGCTTTTAAATAAATTTAACAAATCCAAAAACTTGGATACACCGATTCAGTTAAGTTTGTTTGAATTAGAACCGCAACAAACACAGGAGGAAGTTGACCTAGAAGAAGCTTATAATCGGCAAGGCAATGAAATCGCTTATG